The following are from one region of the Thermococcus cleftensis genome:
- a CDS encoding translation initiation factor eIF-2B alpha/beta/delta subunit family protein (eIF-2BA; catalyzes the binding of GTP to IF2), producing the protein MLPPEVRSLLEEMRAERIRGASWLARKGAEAYIVLSELLEGKELENALMEMRREIPAVNRTMASLYNLTRFIPITGDPDRVRTRAEEFIRLGEEAKREIGNIGSELIDENEVVITHSFSSAVLEIFKAAKKKGKRFRVILTESAPDYEGIALARELESLGIPFEVITDAQLGLFAGNATLALVGADSVTRDGAVVNKAGTYLLALACHEGGVPLYVAAESFKLHLELTSEEIEIVERPYARQGYRVRNFLFDVTPWRYVRGVITELGILVPPKEI; encoded by the coding sequence ATGCTTCCGCCGGAGGTCCGTTCGCTCCTTGAAGAGATGCGAGCCGAGAGGATAAGGGGCGCCAGCTGGCTGGCCAGGAAGGGCGCCGAGGCGTACATAGTCCTCTCTGAACTCCTCGAGGGGAAGGAGCTTGAGAATGCCTTGATGGAAATGAGGAGGGAAATCCCCGCCGTGAACCGGACGATGGCTTCCCTGTACAATCTGACCAGGTTCATTCCGATAACGGGTGATCCGGATCGGGTGAGGACGAGGGCCGAGGAGTTCATCAGGCTCGGGGAGGAAGCGAAGCGCGAGATAGGCAACATCGGAAGCGAGCTGATAGACGAAAACGAGGTTGTAATCACGCACTCCTTCTCGTCCGCTGTTCTTGAAATTTTCAAGGCCGCTAAGAAGAAGGGCAAACGCTTTAGGGTTATCCTCACCGAGAGCGCACCGGACTACGAGGGGATCGCCCTCGCGAGGGAGCTGGAGTCCCTTGGAATTCCCTTCGAGGTTATAACCGACGCCCAGCTGGGCCTCTTTGCCGGAAACGCCACACTCGCCCTGGTAGGCGCCGACAGCGTGACGCGCGACGGGGCAGTGGTGAACAAGGCCGGAACCTATCTCCTAGCCCTTGCCTGCCACGAGGGCGGCGTTCCCCTCTATGTCGCAGCCGAAAGCTTCAAGCTCCACCTGGAGCTGACCTCGGAAGAGATAGAGATCGTGGAGAGGCCCTACGCGCGGCAGGGCTATCGGGTGAGGAACTTCCTTTTCGACGTTACGCCCTGGCGGTACGTTAGGGGAGTGATAACGGAACTCGGGATTTTAGTTCCGCCGAAGGAAATCTAA
- a CDS encoding molybdopterin-binding protein: MFAEVLTVGDELLTGNTVDSNSAFIAKRLTERGHWVRRKTTVGDDVEEIKAVVREILARKPEVLVISGGLGPTHDDVTMLAVAEALGRKLVLCEPCLERIRQFYRELYAKGLIDDPELNEARKKMAYLPEGAEPLENTEGAAPGAYIEHNGVKIFVLPGMPREMKAMLEREVLPRLGSRKFVQRKLLAEITDESKLAPILNETLERFNVRIHSSPKGFGRYIGIILFGENEEEIEKAKAFMESKGIRFEEGW; the protein is encoded by the coding sequence ATGTTCGCCGAGGTGCTGACGGTAGGGGACGAACTGCTCACAGGAAACACCGTGGACAGCAACTCCGCGTTCATAGCGAAGAGGCTCACCGAGCGGGGCCACTGGGTGAGGAGGAAGACAACCGTTGGAGACGACGTTGAGGAGATAAAGGCCGTTGTGAGGGAAATCCTCGCGAGGAAGCCAGAGGTTTTGGTGATTTCGGGCGGGCTCGGGCCGACCCACGACGACGTTACGATGCTAGCGGTCGCTGAAGCCCTCGGGAGGAAGCTCGTCCTCTGCGAACCCTGCCTAGAGAGGATTAGGCAGTTCTACCGCGAGCTTTATGCGAAGGGCCTCATAGACGACCCGGAGCTGAACGAGGCAAGAAAGAAGATGGCCTACCTGCCTGAGGGGGCGGAACCACTGGAGAACACCGAGGGCGCCGCTCCAGGCGCTTACATCGAGCATAACGGCGTTAAGATATTCGTCCTTCCCGGAATGCCGCGGGAGATGAAGGCGATGCTTGAGAGGGAAGTCCTGCCGAGGCTCGGCTCGCGGAAGTTCGTCCAGAGGAAGCTCTTGGCTGAGATAACCGATGAGAGCAAGCTCGCACCGATACTCAACGAGACGCTGGAGCGCTTTAACGTCAGAATTCACTCCTCGCCCAAGGGCTTCGGGAGGTACATCGGGATAATCCTCTTCGGCGAGAACGAGGAGGAGATAGAGAAGGCCAAAGCCTTCATGGAGTCAAAGGGGATACGCTTCGAGGAAGGCTGGTAG
- a CDS encoding phosphorylating glyceraldehyde-3-phosphate dehydrogenase: MKVKVGINGYGTIGKRVAYAVTRQDDMKLIGVTKTKPDFEAYRAAELGIPVYAASEEFLPRFEKAGFEVAGTLGDLLNEVDVIVDATPGGMGAKNKELYEKAGVKAVFQGGEKASVAEVSFVAQANYEKALGKDYVRVVSCNTTGLTRTLSAIQEYIDYVYAVMIRRAADPNDTKRGPINAITPSVTVPSHHGPDVQTVIPINIETSAFVVPTTLMHVHSIMVELRKPVEAKDVVDIFENTTRVLLFEKERGFDSTAQLIEFARDLHREWNNLYEIAVWKESISVRGNRLFYIQAVHQESDVVPENIDAIRAMFELADKWESIKKTNESLGILK; encoded by the coding sequence ATGAAGGTGAAGGTGGGAATCAACGGCTATGGGACAATAGGCAAGCGCGTCGCCTACGCCGTAACGAGACAGGACGATATGAAGCTCATCGGTGTGACAAAGACCAAGCCCGACTTCGAGGCCTACCGCGCGGCGGAGCTCGGAATCCCGGTTTACGCTGCCAGCGAGGAGTTCCTGCCGAGGTTCGAGAAGGCCGGCTTCGAGGTCGCGGGCACTCTAGGCGACCTCCTCAACGAGGTTGACGTAATCGTAGATGCCACCCCCGGCGGAATGGGTGCGAAGAACAAGGAGCTCTATGAAAAGGCCGGCGTCAAGGCGGTCTTCCAGGGCGGTGAGAAGGCGAGCGTTGCGGAGGTTTCCTTCGTGGCCCAGGCCAACTACGAGAAGGCCCTAGGCAAGGACTACGTCCGCGTCGTGTCGTGCAACACGACGGGCCTGACCAGAACCCTCAGCGCGATTCAGGAGTACATCGACTACGTCTACGCGGTGATGATTAGAAGGGCCGCCGATCCGAATGACACGAAGAGGGGTCCGATAAACGCCATAACGCCGAGCGTCACCGTTCCGTCCCACCACGGACCGGACGTCCAGACAGTCATTCCAATAAACATCGAGACCTCGGCTTTTGTAGTTCCGACCACGCTCATGCACGTCCACAGCATAATGGTCGAGCTGAGGAAGCCGGTGGAGGCGAAGGACGTCGTTGATATCTTCGAGAACACCACGCGCGTCCTCCTCTTCGAGAAGGAGAGGGGCTTTGACAGCACGGCCCAGCTCATAGAGTTCGCCCGCGACCTTCACCGCGAGTGGAACAACCTGTACGAAATAGCGGTCTGGAAGGAGAGCATAAGCGTCCGCGGGAACAGGCTCTTCTACATTCAGGCTGTCCACCAGGAGAGTGACGTGGTTCCTGAGAACATCGATGCGATAAGGGCCATGTTCGAGCTGGCAGATAAGTGGGAGAGCATAAAGAAGACGAACGAGAGCCTGGGGATTTTGAAGTGA
- a CDS encoding DUF167 family protein: MEFLKETKDGTLLLVYVQPKAKRNEIEGVDKWRGRLKVKIKAPPVEGKANKELVKFLSKVLGTEVKIIRGEASREKDLLVGLSAEEIKKKLKV, encoded by the coding sequence ATGGAGTTCCTGAAGGAAACCAAGGACGGAACGCTCCTGCTGGTGTACGTCCAGCCGAAGGCAAAGAGGAACGAAATTGAGGGCGTGGACAAGTGGCGCGGAAGGCTGAAGGTGAAGATAAAGGCGCCACCGGTTGAGGGAAAGGCGAATAAGGAACTTGTGAAGTTCCTCTCGAAGGTTCTCGGGACTGAAGTGAAGATAATCCGCGGAGAGGCGAGCAGGGAGAAGGATTTGCTCGTCGGGCTGAGCGCGGAGGAAATTAAGAAAAAGTTGAAGGTCTAG
- the trmY gene encoding tRNA (pseudouridine(54)-N(1))-methyltransferase TrmY, whose product MRTFIIKANEAHTRADFKLSDLPGTSGRIDVLCRFLNSAFLLSHGFRKNVRVWLLLYGPPNPPKAIRFEGPKLRVRLNPDERSTAKLIMRALKAGEGLREPGKEVEVYPGLYVSNRTFEDVVRLTLKGSALYYLHEEGRPVSEVSFPPNVAFVLGDHRGLSGEDEAFLNGIAERVSVGRKSYLASHVVAYVNIFLDSLENPP is encoded by the coding sequence ATGAGGACCTTCATAATCAAGGCGAACGAGGCCCACACGAGGGCGGATTTCAAGCTGAGCGACCTTCCAGGAACGAGCGGCAGGATAGACGTGCTGTGCAGGTTCCTCAACTCCGCCTTCCTGCTCTCCCACGGCTTCAGAAAGAACGTCCGCGTCTGGCTCCTCCTCTACGGCCCGCCGAACCCGCCCAAGGCGATACGCTTCGAGGGCCCAAAGCTGAGGGTTCGCCTCAACCCCGACGAGAGGAGCACGGCGAAGCTGATAATGAGGGCCCTCAAGGCAGGTGAAGGCCTCAGGGAGCCGGGGAAGGAGGTCGAGGTGTACCCCGGCCTGTACGTGAGCAACAGGACCTTCGAGGACGTGGTGAGGCTCACCCTCAAGGGCTCGGCCCTCTACTACCTCCACGAGGAGGGAAGGCCGGTGAGCGAGGTGTCGTTCCCTCCCAACGTCGCCTTCGTCCTGGGTGACCACAGAGGTCTGAGCGGGGAGGACGAGGCCTTCCTCAACGGAATAGCGGAGCGGGTGAGCGTCGGGAGGAAGAGCTACCTGGCCTCCCACGTGGTCGCTTACGTGAACATCTTCCTCGATTCCCTGGAGAACCCGCCCTAG
- a CDS encoding DUF402 domain-containing protein: MKIHLIYRRIPNRILERDDDVVADLGEVVIAKSRFEGMLVPLKVNGVEVIRNGYTMLYFAFIGENYDVLKVYDENGEFKGLYVDVLAYTKREGNTIEMLDLFLDIFVFPDGRAFLLDEDELEMALNYGVIDRDTFDFAYSVAREILERLKRGEFPPEVVWKY, translated from the coding sequence ATGAAAATCCACCTCATCTACCGGCGAATTCCCAACAGGATTCTCGAGAGGGACGATGATGTCGTCGCGGATTTGGGAGAGGTGGTAATCGCGAAATCCCGCTTTGAGGGAATGCTGGTCCCTCTTAAGGTGAACGGCGTTGAGGTAATACGGAACGGCTACACTATGCTCTACTTCGCTTTCATCGGGGAGAACTACGACGTTCTGAAGGTCTACGACGAAAACGGTGAGTTCAAGGGCCTCTACGTCGATGTCCTGGCCTACACGAAGCGCGAAGGAAACACGATAGAGATGCTCGACCTTTTCCTTGACATCTTTGTCTTTCCGGACGGAAGAGCGTTTCTCCTCGACGAGGACGAGCTTGAGATGGCCCTCAACTACGGCGTAATTGACAGGGATACCTTCGACTTTGCCTATTCCGTCGCGAGGGAGATACTCGAAAGGCTTAAACGCGGCGAGTTTCCGCCGGAGGTGGTGTGGAAGTACTAG
- the glyS gene encoding glycine--tRNA ligase: MGEKPDKYEVLQDLMRRRGFAWGSFEIYGGSRGFYDYGPLGATIKRKIEQKIREAFQREGFFELETPDITPEKVFIASGHVEKFVDPLVECRKCGARFRADHLVEEALGIDTEGMSAEHLTRLIREHDVRCPECGGELSDVWYFNLMFETRIGPYGDQKGYLRPETAQGIFVNFKRLNAFARNKLPFGVFQIGKAYRNEISPRQGMLRLREFTQAEAEIFFNPKESEHPHFDEVKDEKLRLYPIEHQLKNLGIIELTAEEAVKRGYIMNTFFAYYMVMVKRVLLDIGIPEDKIRFRQQLPEERAHYSRDTWDAEIHSERFGWVECVGIANRGDYDLSKHMKMSGADLTVLIHYDEPKIVKRLKVSLNMKRVGPKLKKDAKRINELIMDWDEEKKRELVEKLEKEGKITIDGYELERDDFIIREVEEKVTGEKIVPHVLEPSFGIDRPFYLLLENSLVIEEDRTYLRLKKDMAPIEVAVLPLVAKEPLRSIAYDVFRKLQKAGFIAVYDEKDTVGRRYMRYDEIGTPYCVTIDNQTPKDNTVTIRDRDTREQIRVKIEKLPEKLRELIFGE; the protein is encoded by the coding sequence ATGGGAGAGAAGCCCGATAAGTATGAGGTTCTTCAGGATTTGATGAGGAGGCGGGGCTTTGCATGGGGTAGCTTTGAAATCTACGGCGGTTCACGAGGATTCTACGACTACGGCCCGCTCGGTGCGACGATAAAGAGAAAGATAGAGCAGAAAATCAGGGAAGCCTTCCAGAGGGAGGGCTTCTTCGAGCTGGAGACGCCGGATATAACGCCCGAGAAGGTTTTCATCGCCAGCGGCCACGTCGAGAAGTTCGTTGACCCGCTGGTGGAGTGCAGAAAGTGCGGAGCCAGGTTTAGGGCTGACCACCTCGTCGAGGAGGCCCTCGGCATAGACACCGAGGGAATGAGCGCGGAGCACCTCACCCGGCTCATTAGGGAGCACGACGTCCGCTGTCCCGAGTGCGGCGGCGAGCTGAGCGACGTCTGGTACTTCAACCTCATGTTCGAGACCAGGATAGGCCCCTACGGCGACCAGAAGGGCTACCTGAGGCCCGAAACTGCACAGGGCATCTTCGTTAACTTCAAGAGGCTGAACGCCTTCGCGAGGAACAAGTTACCCTTCGGCGTCTTCCAGATCGGCAAGGCCTACCGCAACGAGATCTCACCGAGGCAGGGCATGCTACGCCTCAGGGAGTTCACGCAGGCGGAGGCTGAGATATTCTTCAACCCGAAGGAAAGCGAGCACCCACACTTTGACGAGGTCAAGGACGAAAAGCTCAGGCTCTACCCGATAGAGCACCAGCTCAAGAACCTCGGCATTATTGAGCTTACCGCCGAGGAGGCGGTAAAGCGGGGCTACATTATGAACACATTCTTCGCCTACTACATGGTCATGGTCAAGCGCGTCCTCCTAGACATAGGCATTCCCGAGGACAAGATAAGGTTCCGCCAGCAGCTGCCCGAGGAGAGGGCGCACTACTCGCGCGACACCTGGGACGCCGAGATACACAGCGAGCGCTTCGGCTGGGTTGAGTGTGTTGGTATAGCCAACAGGGGCGACTACGACCTGAGCAAGCACATGAAGATGAGCGGGGCAGATCTGACCGTGCTGATCCACTACGACGAGCCCAAGATAGTCAAGCGCCTCAAAGTGAGCCTCAACATGAAGCGCGTCGGGCCGAAGCTCAAGAAGGACGCCAAGAGGATAAACGAGCTAATAATGGACTGGGACGAGGAGAAGAAGCGCGAGCTGGTTGAGAAGCTCGAGAAGGAGGGCAAAATTACAATCGACGGCTACGAGCTTGAAAGGGACGACTTCATAATCAGGGAGGTCGAGGAGAAGGTAACGGGCGAGAAGATAGTCCCGCACGTCCTCGAGCCGAGTTTCGGAATAGACAGGCCATTCTACCTGCTCCTTGAGAACAGCCTCGTCATAGAGGAAGACAGGACTTACCTCAGGCTGAAGAAGGACATGGCGCCGATTGAGGTCGCGGTTTTGCCGCTCGTGGCCAAAGAACCCCTTAGGAGCATCGCCTACGACGTCTTTAGGAAGCTCCAGAAGGCGGGCTTCATAGCGGTCTACGACGAGAAAGACACCGTCGGCAGGCGCTACATGCGCTACGACGAGATTGGAACGCCCTACTGCGTGACGATAGACAACCAGACGCCCAAGGACAACACGGTGACGATAAGGGACCGCGACACGAGGGAGCAGATAAGGGTGAAGATTGAAAAGCTGCCGGAGAAGCTCAGGGAGCTGATTTTTGGGGAGTGA
- a CDS encoding alpha-amylase family glycosyl hydrolase, which produces MKVKGLAVIVLLLAALASGCVSPGSSTGTGTEMSSLTDISAQYPSGGIRLELPRGNYTPLYLGPGEACPPGRVPVVFRYVPGNESVGSVSLRGSFNGWAEWPMELNNGTWRIEICLAPGRYEYKYFIDGQWVKDMATGNGGNPVDPDADGYADDGYGGKNAVRIVNGRQGVEIEFDPGNPAYLSVADNRTVVRIGVKLGTVRSAVLVTDGGNYTMELQLWWDSGEIWRAEVPFVKPFSYYIAVTSADGELLAALNTSESPFFRFDGVDRFPQLEWVSNGIAYQIFPDRFNNGDESNDPLALQTDEFWFNELTDERPILSDWSDPITPLHCCHQYFGGDIRGITEKLDYLQSLGVTIIYLNPIFLAGSAHGYDVYDYYRLDPQFGTEEELREFLDEAHRRGIRVIFDFVPNHNGIGHWAFLDVASRGRESPYWDWYFVKEWPFRLGDGNAYLGWWGIGSLPKLNTTNPEVREYLIGAALYWLDFGFDGIRVDVPNEVLDSKEFFRELRERVKGRHPDAYLVGEIWTLSPEWVQGDRFDSLMNYALGREILLNYARGYLSGEAAMKMMGRYYASYGENVAAMGFNLVDSHDTSRVLTDLGGGSLGDVPSNESVQRLKLLSTLLYTLPGTPVTFQGDERGLLGNKNHHDEQRYPIQWDTANWEVLDHYRALAELREKTPALRSSKIRFYRASGGVMAFFRGHDDEVLVVANSWRKPAELELPAGEWRVVWPENRSGAVLSGAVEVPPVGVLVLEMIGP; this is translated from the coding sequence ATGAAGGTGAAGGGTCTTGCGGTAATAGTTCTCCTCCTCGCCGCCTTGGCCAGTGGTTGCGTTTCTCCGGGTTCATCGACGGGAACCGGGACTGAAATGTCTTCTCTAACCGACATCTCAGCGCAGTACCCTTCCGGGGGGATACGGCTGGAGCTGCCGCGGGGGAACTACACTCCCCTCTACCTCGGTCCCGGCGAGGCCTGCCCTCCAGGCAGGGTTCCGGTCGTCTTCCGCTACGTTCCGGGCAATGAGTCGGTCGGCTCGGTCAGCTTGCGTGGGAGCTTTAACGGCTGGGCCGAGTGGCCGATGGAGCTGAACAACGGCACCTGGAGAATAGAAATCTGCCTCGCCCCCGGCAGGTACGAGTACAAGTACTTCATAGACGGCCAGTGGGTCAAGGACATGGCCACCGGAAACGGAGGGAATCCCGTTGATCCCGATGCGGACGGCTACGCCGACGATGGCTACGGCGGAAAGAACGCGGTGAGGATAGTCAATGGAAGGCAGGGGGTTGAGATTGAGTTTGACCCCGGAAACCCTGCTTACCTGAGCGTCGCGGACAACAGGACGGTAGTGAGGATCGGTGTGAAGCTGGGCACGGTCAGGTCCGCGGTTCTCGTCACGGACGGGGGGAACTACACGATGGAACTCCAGCTCTGGTGGGACTCCGGTGAGATCTGGCGCGCCGAAGTTCCGTTCGTTAAGCCCTTCTCCTACTACATAGCGGTCACGTCGGCCGACGGCGAGTTACTCGCCGCCCTCAACACTAGCGAGAGCCCGTTCTTCCGCTTCGACGGCGTGGACAGGTTCCCCCAGCTCGAATGGGTGAGCAATGGCATAGCATACCAGATATTCCCTGACAGGTTCAACAACGGGGACGAGAGTAACGATCCCCTCGCGCTTCAGACGGACGAGTTCTGGTTCAACGAGCTCACCGACGAGAGGCCGATCCTCTCCGACTGGAGCGACCCCATAACGCCCCTCCACTGCTGCCACCAGTACTTCGGAGGGGATATAAGGGGCATAACCGAGAAGCTCGACTACCTCCAGAGCCTAGGCGTGACGATAATCTACCTGAACCCGATTTTCCTGGCCGGCAGCGCCCATGGCTACGACGTCTACGACTACTACCGCCTCGACCCGCAGTTCGGAACCGAGGAGGAGCTCAGGGAGTTCCTGGACGAGGCTCACAGAAGGGGGATCCGGGTAATTTTCGACTTCGTTCCCAACCACAACGGGATAGGCCACTGGGCCTTCCTGGACGTTGCTTCGAGGGGCAGAGAGAGCCCGTACTGGGACTGGTACTTTGTGAAGGAGTGGCCCTTCAGGCTGGGCGACGGGAACGCCTACCTCGGCTGGTGGGGGATAGGCAGTTTGCCGAAGCTCAACACGACGAATCCAGAGGTGAGGGAGTACCTCATCGGGGCGGCCCTGTACTGGCTCGACTTCGGCTTCGACGGCATTAGGGTGGACGTCCCCAACGAAGTCCTTGACTCGAAGGAGTTCTTCCGGGAGCTCAGGGAGCGGGTTAAGGGGAGGCACCCAGATGCCTACCTCGTCGGAGAGATATGGACGCTCTCGCCGGAGTGGGTTCAGGGAGATCGCTTTGACTCGCTGATGAACTACGCCCTCGGCAGGGAGATACTCCTGAACTACGCCAGGGGCTACCTCAGCGGCGAGGCCGCGATGAAGATGATGGGAAGGTACTACGCGTCCTATGGAGAGAACGTCGCGGCCATGGGCTTCAACCTCGTCGATTCCCACGATACCTCGAGGGTTCTGACTGACCTCGGTGGTGGTTCTCTCGGCGACGTGCCGTCTAACGAGTCCGTCCAGAGACTCAAGCTTCTCTCGACGCTCCTCTACACCCTCCCGGGAACGCCGGTGACCTTCCAGGGCGACGAGAGGGGCCTGCTCGGGAACAAGAACCACCACGACGAGCAGCGCTACCCGATACAGTGGGATACCGCCAACTGGGAAGTTCTCGATCACTACCGCGCCCTGGCGGAGTTGAGGGAGAAAACCCCCGCGCTCAGGAGCAGCAAGATAAGGTTCTACCGCGCCAGCGGCGGAGTCATGGCCTTCTTCAGGGGACACGACGACGAGGTTCTGGTCGTGGCGAACAGCTGGAGGAAGCCCGCCGAGCTGGAGCTACCCGCGGGGGAGTGGAGGGTGGTATGGCCCGAGAACCGGTCGGGAGCGGTTCTCTCAGGAGCCGTGGAGGTTCCCCCAGTGGGGGTTCTCGTGCTGGAAATGATCGGCCCCTGA
- a CDS encoding LSm family protein — MAERPLDVIHRSLDKDVLVLLKRGSEFRGRLIGYDIHLNVVLADAALIQDGEEVKRYGKIVIRGDNVLAISPVEIE; from the coding sequence ATGGCGGAAAGACCACTCGATGTTATCCACAGGTCCCTTGATAAGGACGTGCTCGTGCTCCTCAAGAGGGGTTCCGAGTTCAGGGGGAGGCTCATCGGTTACGACATACACCTGAACGTCGTCCTCGCCGACGCCGCTCTCATTCAGGACGGCGAGGAGGTTAAGAGGTACGGTAAAATCGTCATCAGGGGAGACAACGTTCTGGCCATCTCCCCGGTCGAGATTGAGTGA
- a CDS encoding 50S ribosomal protein L37e codes for MGSGTEPKGRRNHTPTHIRCRRCGRRAYNVKKGYCAACGFGRSRRMRKYRWSHKWKKKRNLL; via the coding sequence ATGGGAAGCGGAACAGAGCCGAAGGGCAGGAGGAACCACACTCCGACTCACATCAGGTGCAGGCGCTGCGGAAGGCGCGCCTACAACGTCAAGAAGGGCTATTGCGCTGCTTGTGGCTTCGGCAGGAGCAGGCGCATGAGGAAGTACCGCTGGTCCCACAAGTGGAAGAAGAAGAGGAACCTCCTCTGA
- a CDS encoding MATE family efflux transporter: MIHLNEEQRRLWKLAWPAIMGNISQTLLNLVDMMMVGQLGSLALAAVGLGGQVSWFMMPIMAAVATGTLALVARFVGAGEGDKATLTLEQSLYLAFLLGIPVMLFGWVFGDDILRIMGAKPDVIALGYEYIKVLFAFYPIRFAGFTAFSALRGAGDTKTPMKLGILMNIINATFDYLLIFGKLGFPELGPVGAAWASGLGITTSFLLGLYLLWSGRLVLQFKPSWSFHPEMASRILRIGVPTMIERGIFSFYNFLYMSIVTRFGTVALAAHQVGLRVESIAYMPAFGFNVATSALVGQSLGEGNPEKAERTVYEALKMVGVFMGIMAVVMIAFPRYLVMPFLNPSDPNYNEVLRLASIYLIIVGISEIPLGWLFVLGGALRGAGDTKTPMYITAISKLLFRIVPAYLLGFGFTIGPIHFEGLGVIAAWIAMSLETFTTAALFWWAFKRGRWKYVKV; this comes from the coding sequence ATGATACACCTCAACGAGGAGCAGAGAAGGCTGTGGAAGTTAGCGTGGCCGGCTATAATGGGCAACATCTCCCAGACGCTTCTCAACCTAGTGGACATGATGATGGTCGGCCAGCTCGGGTCCCTAGCCCTGGCCGCGGTTGGCCTCGGTGGCCAGGTTAGCTGGTTCATGATGCCCATAATGGCGGCCGTCGCTACCGGAACCCTCGCGCTGGTGGCCAGGTTCGTGGGGGCAGGGGAGGGAGACAAGGCCACCCTCACCCTCGAGCAGAGCCTCTACCTGGCTTTCCTCCTCGGGATCCCGGTCATGCTCTTCGGGTGGGTCTTCGGAGACGACATTCTGAGGATAATGGGGGCGAAGCCGGACGTAATCGCTTTGGGCTACGAGTACATCAAGGTACTCTTCGCCTTCTATCCGATCCGCTTCGCAGGCTTCACCGCCTTCTCGGCTCTCAGGGGTGCTGGTGACACGAAGACCCCGATGAAGCTCGGTATCCTAATGAACATCATAAACGCGACCTTCGACTACCTCCTCATCTTTGGAAAGCTGGGCTTCCCAGAGCTCGGTCCCGTTGGAGCCGCCTGGGCCTCAGGGCTGGGTATAACGACGTCGTTCCTCCTCGGCCTCTACCTCCTCTGGAGCGGAAGGCTGGTGCTCCAGTTCAAGCCCAGCTGGAGCTTCCACCCCGAGATGGCGAGCAGAATCCTCCGCATTGGCGTGCCCACGATGATAGAGCGCGGCATCTTCAGCTTCTACAACTTCCTCTACATGAGCATAGTCACGCGCTTTGGAACGGTCGCGTTGGCCGCCCACCAAGTCGGCCTCAGGGTGGAGAGCATAGCCTACATGCCGGCCTTTGGCTTCAACGTGGCCACTTCCGCCCTCGTTGGCCAGAGTCTCGGGGAAGGAAACCCCGAGAAGGCCGAGCGCACCGTTTATGAGGCCCTCAAGATGGTCGGGGTTTTCATGGGGATCATGGCGGTCGTGATGATAGCCTTCCCGCGCTATCTCGTGATGCCTTTCCTGAACCCAAGTGATCCGAACTACAATGAAGTCCTCCGCCTGGCGAGCATCTACCTGATAATAGTCGGAATAAGCGAGATTCCGCTCGGCTGGCTCTTCGTCCTCGGAGGTGCGCTGAGGGGAGCTGGCGACACGAAGACCCCGATGTACATAACGGCGATAAGCAAGCTCCTCTTCCGCATAGTGCCGGCTTACCTTCTCGGGTTTGGCTTCACCATAGGCCCGATACACTTCGAGGGCCTCGGAGTAATAGCGGCGTGGATAGCGATGAGCCTCGAAACCTTCACCACCGCGGCCCTCTTCTGGTGGGCGTTCAAGAGGGGCAGGTGGAAGTACGTGAAGGTGTGA
- the vapB gene encoding type II toxin-antitoxin system VapB family antitoxin — MTVIIIRVPDELKEKMKKYDINWSEEIRRFIEQKIRDEEKAKLLDEIDSFLKSVPTLERGKATKLVRDSRDSN, encoded by the coding sequence GTGACCGTGATAATCATTCGCGTCCCGGACGAGCTGAAGGAGAAGATGAAGAAGTACGACATCAACTGGAGCGAGGAGATACGGCGGTTCATAGAGCAAAAGATTAGAGATGAAGAAAAGGCAAAATTGCTCGACGAAATTGACTCCTTCCTCAAAAGCGTCCCCACGCTTGAAAGAGGAAAGGCCACAAAGCTCGTGAGGGATTCCCGTGATAGTAATTGA
- a CDS encoding type II toxin-antitoxin system VapC family toxin has translation MWKRYNLYKDVSIETARKILDYLHATEGITPYENPLQYLSEGKKIALEHKITVHDALHIAQALKYGRLATSDEKQEKTAKKLGVEVFYLKAPRR, from the coding sequence GTGTGGAAAAGGTACAACCTGTACAAGGACGTATCCATTGAAACCGCCCGGAAAATACTGGACTATCTCCACGCCACCGAGGGTATAACACCGTACGAAAATCCGCTTCAGTATCTCTCAGAGGGGAAGAAAATAGCCCTGGAGCACAAAATCACGGTTCACGACGCCCTCCACATAGCCCAGGCCCTCAAGTACGGCAGGCTCGCCACCAGCGATGAAAAGCAGGAAAAAACAGCGAAAAAGCTCGGCGTCGAGGTGTTCTATCTTAAAGCGCCGAGACGTTGA